From the genome of Francisella tularensis subsp. tularensis:
CATTATTGATCATATAGTATTTATATTGTTATTAGCTCTAATGTTAATAATAGGCGCTTTACTCAAATTAGAAAATATTTCCATCAAAGATCTCTTCAAAAATAAAGAGGCCCTATTTATAGTTATTTTAGTTATTGGATTATCAATTAGTTCAGCAATATTTATAAGTTTTATGACTAATATTCCTCTTAAGCAAAGTATTATGATAAGTTCTGGTTTAGGCTGGTATTCATTATCCGTAGTGTTGAATACTGATTTTATTGGAGAATATTATGGAATGATTACATTCATGGTTGATTTCTTACGTGAAGTACTAGTCATCGTAATGGTCCCATTATTAAGGAGATATCTATCGGTTGAGTTAGTTGGTTATGCCGCTAATACTGCTATGGATTTTTGTCTTCCTGTAATTAGAAATAATTATGGCAATAAAATAGTACCACTAGCTATAACTATTGGGCTTATCCTTACAATAATAACACCTGCTTTATTAGTCTTAGAAAATATAATTCTTTAGGAATAATAAATATAAGATTTTGAAGATTATTATTTGCTGCGGAACTTAATGCGACCTTTTGTTAAATCATAAGGAGTAATTTTAACTACAACTTTATCACCTGTTAATATACGGATATAATTTTTTCTCATTTTACCTGAGATATGAGCTGTTACTATACGTCCATTTTCAAGTTCAACTCTAAACATTGTGTTTGGAAGTACTTCTAAAACAACGCCTTCCATTTCTATACAATCTTCTTTCGCCATATTGGCCTCTTCTCCAGTTAATTATAATTAGTTTTTAATAATTCCACAAAACAGCATATATTTTAAAAGCATTTAAGTAAAAACACAAATTTTTTGAATAAAATAGTTGCTAAAAAGGTTATAATCTCGATATTAGAACTCTGTATTCAAAAATTTAGCATGGAAAAGTACCTATTCTTTGAATTAATAATTTTTATAGTTGCAGTTTTAGGTGGTGGTATTGGTGCTGTTATTGGTTTAGGTGGTGGTTTAGTAATTACCCCATTACTGACAACAGTGCTTGGGGTACCTCTTCATTACGCAATAGGAGCCTCACTGGTAGCTATTATCTGTACATCTACTGCAACATCTTTAGTTTCACTACAGTCACATGGATTAACCAAAGAAAAATTAGGTTTATTTTTAGCATTAGCAACAGCTGTAGGAGCTATATTTGGAGCTAAGCTAGCTGTGATGCTTAGAGCTAAAGTGTTATTTTTAATTTTTGGCGGCATACTTATTGTAGTTGCAATTTTAAGTTTTATTAAAAAAAAAATCAAATGCTGAAACTAAACCACCAAAACAGTCTTTTATAGCTAATAAATTACAGCTTAATGATAGTGTTGTTATAGCTGGGCAAAAGCAAGATTATAATGTCAATCACCCTATCCTTGGCTTTATCTTTATGGCTGGTGCTGGTTTTATTGGTGGCTTACTTGGTATTGGTGCGGGAATATTTAAAGTTGTAGCTATGGATAAAATTATGAAAATTCCATTTAGGGTCAGTGCCTCTACAAGTAACTTCATTATGGGTGTTACTGCATTTGCTGCGACTTCAACTTATTACTTTGCTGGATATATAGATAGCTCTATTACAGCGGCTGTAGCATTAGGTACTTTATTGGGTGCGACCATTGGCTCAAAATTAATGCCGAATATCCCAACCAAGGCTCTTAGATTAATGTTTTTTATAGTTGTATTTATATCAGCTATACAAATGATTATTAAGGGGCTAGTATGATTAAAGAAAATGTTATTTATAAAAGCTTAAAGTTAAATCTATTTGTAGCAATATTATTTATAATTATTGGTGCACTTAATGCTTTTACAGGAAATTATAGTATTACAAAAAATATCATAAGTATTGGTATTTTGTTGATAATAATTTCACCGTTATTAAGAATTTTTCTTGAGCTAATATTTTTTATAAAAGAGAAAAATTACACTTATGTGTTAGTGTGCATAATATTATTTGTAATAATAGCTATTAGTGTTGTTTGTTAGATAGTATATTTTTTTTAAAAATGTTAATATTTTGTCTATTATAGATAATATACCCCTAAGAGTTAGAAACTTATAGCGATATGTTTACTAGTTTATCAGAGAAATTACAATCGTCTTTTAAAAAGATAAAAGGCCAAACCTCTCTAACAGAGGAGAATATTCAATCAGCGCTGCGTGATATTAGGGTATCACTTTTAGAAGCTGATGTTGCCTTGCCAGTAGTTAAAAAATTTATAGCTAATATTAAAGAAAAAGCTATTGGCGAAGAAGTCAAAAAAAGTCTTACCCCAGATCAGACTTTTATTTCTTTTGTCAAAAAAGAAATTGAAAAAGCACTCGGTGAAGAAGCTGTACCAATAAACCTAAAAACTCAGCCACCTGCTGTGATATTAATGGCTGGTTTACAAGGTGCTGGTAAAACAACATCTACAGCTAAGCTGGCTAAATACTTTAAAGAGCAACACAAGAAAAAAGTCATGGTAGTTAGTGCCGATGTCTATCGCCCTGCTGCTATCGACCAGCTAAGAACTTTAGCAAATAGTTTAAATGTTGAGTTTTTTGAATCAGATGCTTCACAACAGCCAGAAGATATTGTAACAGCTGCGATAAAAACAGCAAAAACTAAACTCATAGATGTGCTTATCATCGATACTGCTGGTAGATTGCACATAGATAATGATATGATGGATGAGATTAAACAAATCCACAAAATTGCTA
Proteins encoded in this window:
- a CDS encoding LysO family transporter, translated to MGEIININITSIIDHIVFILLLALMLIIGALLKLENISIKDLFKNKEALFIVILVIGLSISSAIFISFMTNIPLKQSIMISSGLGWYSLSVVLNTDFIGEYYGMITFMVDFLREVLVIVMVPLLRRYLSVELVGYAANTAMDFCLPVIRNNYGNKIVPLAITIGLILTIITPALLVLENIIL
- the infA gene encoding translation initiation factor IF-1 — encoded protein: MAKEDCIEMEGVVLEVLPNTMFRVELENGRIVTAHISGKMRKNYIRILTGDKVVVKITPYDLTKGRIKFRSK
- a CDS encoding DUF1634 domain-containing protein translates to MIKENVIYKSLKLNLFVAILFIIIGALNAFTGNYSITKNIISIGILLIIISPLLRIFLELIFFIKEKNYTYVLVCIILFVIIAISVVC